The Arvicola amphibius chromosome 4, mArvAmp1.2, whole genome shotgun sequence genome includes the window CAGTCTTGAGTACCGTGATTGACAGCTGAAGTGGGTGCTGTGGGCTCAAGGACTTGTGATTGACAGTTGAAGAGGATGGGTAGGCTTAGGTGCTTGTGATGGACACTGGCAGTGCATGCAGGAAGGACAGCGGAATTGACCGTGTGGGAACTTGCAATTGGCTGTGGACTGGGACAAGGGAGAGCTCAGGGATGGAACCGCTGTCTCTGGGTCTCTGGCTGCTCTGCAGATTAGGATGTCCCAGGTACAGCGTCTTGTAGTGTGGGGACAGAGACTCACCCACCTGGTCCAAGGCAGCTGTCTCCTAGTGTACACAAGGAGAAATGGTTCCCCCTACCCTGAAGAGTTTTGGAACCCACTTATCTGTCAGGCAAAGCCCTCTGTGGGCCCTCCCCGGGGACTGAGGCACCAAGGTTCCCCCTACCACTGCAACCTTCACTTACCACTGGAAAGTAATTTGCCTGCCTATCTGCACCCCATCAAACTCCAGGAGTCTACAAACCACGTTAAAGGGTCTTTCTGTCATCAGCATGGAGGGGACAGAGCCACAACCTCAAGTCACTCACAGTGGCCAGGaatccccttccttttttctgtaaAGATTTTTGATTAACTGATTGAGGGAAGGGGGGTGTGCAGTGCCTACACAGGCTGAACGAGAGTATTgctatgcccagatcacagagtctccccaaaaccaactagaagacagagtcctgtatgtaaaagcaaaaacaaagagcctttattcttattcagGTTTGAACTCAGACTCTCCCTGTGTCCAAAGTATTGGCAGGATCAGAGAATCTCGAGCTCAGTTGGGGTGAGGTTCTTAGACcaaaggttggggtgagggatttctaaggttcaggacccctgttggctgacatttttctaggggtgtcctggtgaaaagcaatgggtgtgtgctggcaggtgatcctgtctacaatggttggaacattgggaatttcctttggatggtctgctcctgggtggtgcctgggtgatCTCAGTCTGTGGTCTTTCTGGAAACCATGTGTTGCCTTacggtaaactactgagactcaggcctctattgagcttgtcatggctgggtcctacggATCCACCTCTtaggataccctggagctggagtcacagaaatGTGTGAGCCATCCAAAGAGTGTATATACTCTTAATCAATGACCCGTTCTCCAAACTACATTCTTCATCTTTTAGGTGCCTCTACTTAGGCAAATCCAGAGCTTGGATTTGAGTTAGGGATcttcttaaaaatagaaagagacttggcggtggtggcacgtgcctttaatcacagcacttgggagtaggatctctatgagatcaaggccagcctggtctatgaagtgagttctaggaaagccaggaatgttacacagaggaaccctgtgtcaaaaaaaaaaaaaaaaaaaaaaaaaaaaaaaaaaaatagaaagtggtATCAAGCAAAAGCTGAGCATTATTCTTAAGCACGAAGATTAAGAAAAAATGGGGAACCTCTCAGAACACAAATGAGGTGTCACACCCGAGTTTGGGGAAGGACTCATAGGAGTCTCTGTTAAGCTCCCAGAATTGGCTGTATAAACCAGTTTGGCAGCTCTCAAACTACAACTCAGAGGGTTGCTAGGAAACTCCCCCCCCACCCACCTTGATAAGGGAGAGGGCTCCAGGCCGCCTTGGATGAAACTATAATCTGATAAAACCAGGAGCCACTGGGGGTGCACAAGGAAGTGAGGATCGAGTTCCTGGTGAAATTCCTGGAAAACTGAGGTTTCCTGCAGGCAAAGAAGCAGTGATAACTGTGTCAAGGTTCTTGTTTACAGCCAGACTTCTCAGCCAGACACCCTCCCGCTTCTCACATCCCAGTAACTGCcccttcttctccatccttcctcaaTATTGCATGTTGTCCAGAGATTGGATAAGACAGACACTACTGTGGAAGCTCAAGTTTTAATAATAACCCCAGGTTTTAGCTTATTTGatccttttaatatttaattgacAGATAAGGTTGTATATATTTAAGACGTTCATCTTTCTGATTTATATATGCACTGGGTCATAGTCATTAAAGCAGTGTAAATAACACATAGATCTCCTTCTAGGCTGTGCACCAGAGCCCAGAGTGGCTGAGAGAGAATCAGCTAGCCAACATCAGCCAATTCAGGCCCCGGTGACCTTTGTTCCTTTAACTGCTCTGTTCTCATGGTTGGCTACTTGGTTGGTTGGACAGTAGGAAGGTCAGCCAGTTGGTTAGATTGGGGatgttttatgggttttgtttttgtttttaggatttCTTGACTGTAtttcatttcatgtgtatgagtgttttgcctgcatttatatatctgtgtgccatggttgtgcctggtaccctcagaggccagaagagagcaatggatctcctggaactgaggttacagatggttgtgagtgtcctgtgggtgctgggaataaaccaggtcctctgcaagagcagccagcgctctaaCCACTGTGACACCTTTCCATCTCCATGGGTTTGGAGGCTTTATTGTTGTGGTTGGCTGGTCCAtaggttggttgattggttggttggttgatcaGATCAGTTTGTTGGTTGGTAGGTTGAATTGAGGTTTTGATCAACCATAAGGCTGGTTTATCGCTTGGTttggtttctcttccttttgtttataGTTGGTTGTTTTGTTAGTTGTTTGGTCACTATCAGCTGTGGTTctcagagacagagtctcacactgtaACCCAGGtgagcctcaaactcatgactcctgcctcagcttcctgagtactgaggtTATATGCATGATCTACTACATTCatcttaattttctgtttattcagtGGCTGTAATGGTTTAAACAAAATGTCACAGGTTCCCAAGTGGCCCAAGGGCCATGAGGGTCAGTGAATCCCAGGCAGTCAGGGAGCCACATGGCGGGTAAGAGATAACAAAGATGGATAGGCACgtcatgcagagtgaggctggatatttatttagtgggttgtggaagggaaaggggagaagggaaaaatagggaagaacagagagaggcagaaagagaaacaaagagagagaaagaaccagagagagagagagaaagaacgagagagagagagagagagagagagagagagagagagagagagagaggaagaggagaggagcaaTGGCAGCAGCAGCCTCtatgggagagagatggaaagaaagggcTCAGACTAGAAGCacaaggaagatctgcctgcctcagcagatggggggaggtagtgggtgtggcttgtctcttaaagggacaggatagatCAATACATTcctatctcttttttataataaaaaagggggaggttaggcacaacaggttaaaggaattggggcagtggattctcaagactgcttccagcTTATTTCTGGGCGCCGTCTTgagggggaacctgagaaagctgggagcTGGTCAAATCCTGGAGTaactggtctctttgctcctgtatgatatttgtggtatggaaatgtctggtgtctcttacatctgtttaaggtattggcagaagaGTGGGCAAAGTTAAGTTTGGGGGGCAGAATTAGGagcagggaattgagaggggcatatctgacctgtttaaggtggatccttcagtacagctccctggaactcacaaaaattttttgggtttgtgaaaatagaattttttagaCAGTAGCATACTTATAtaagaatgactgtgacagatgttttgcataatgaaaagtatctttaagagtatggaaggcagagtgagaaagatttgataacttgtacttgttgaaatttgtttggtgtggctgtccttttaaacaacaaaaccttTCAGCTGTCAAAGTGCATCAGAGATAATTTGAGAAGGatgaaattttacttgagttattgatttaaaaacgaCAGAGGACATACTTGATTAGCACCTACAGCTACTCCTCAGGCttctccatggtcgctgaagattgtatttgccttttgctgtttagtgcagggcctgccaggctctagaagatcctgtgggctaagaaatctgttgGAAGACAAGCCTATCTTGACCTGaacagctaggctgtcaattccagtgattctttccactgtctggagatcttcagtttagatgaaaggcagttttttccAAAGGTCAGCGCTTGATACTTGAAGAGAATTGTggatggacgttgttctgtgcccatctgtcttctgtcgtCTTTGGAGGAAGCAGTGTGCAGCTGCTAGGAGCCAACTTGTCTCTTTTTGTTGTGAAAagtttattaataattaaatatttaaatggcatattcccCAGATCACTGAACAGGTAAGGACTGTTTATTGGCTATACAGATGTTATAGAATCTGTCTGGAAatctgggtccaagcttgactgtactggctctcaacttaacagttGATATTTACacttgtaaaaagacagaaagaagaaaaaaatgcttgcaATAGAAGATTAATGTCAGAACTGACactagtagagaacagcttagtATATATTAAATCAAGGTTGGATTACATAtatagtatttttgtaagagacttaaaagtacataccaatttaaaacataagacttattgctttgtagtctggaatgagatgcaatgaacagacaattataacatttaacagaaaacataggtacatttaagttacatgtgtgtacacacacacagagtgaacaggaattgggtgaagtggatactcttggtgggccctaccaaaggcatgcagctgcacaaaacacacaggtAACAGAGTCAACACCAAAAAACCAGGCATGGAATaactcagtaaagatggcaggacttggtcacctgacctggctctcagttaagatggtggtaaagtcatctgacctcagttaagatggtggtaaggtctcCTGacttcagtcaaaatggcagcagtcacatgttgtatggaagagAGACCTAGAAGCGTGATCTGCCATGCCACAAGCCACGgcagggagcaaaggctggaattgaaaagagCTGTCTTGTGGATCTGACCAATCTTGTCTGTAGcggtggcagggacagtttggaAAAAGTAAAGCTTGTGGGACACTGGTGTAGCATAGTTTGAGGATTTATACCTTatctgaaaacatgaaaacccTTGAAAAACACCGCAGGGCCCATAGAAGAGCGTCATCCTCTCTCTACAGGAGGGGTGTTAAAGCGTGAGTAGCTCTGGTCTGGAcaacttggaagccagagaggctagaggctgCTCCGAGGAGTCTCTCATGGAAGGGACCACTTACAAGtggtcaaaaagaaaagaacagaaaagaaaggagaaagaaaaacctgAGGGACCCTGGCCCACAAATCAAATGCACCACACAGCGTGTGCAGTGCTAGCGCAGGAGGACAAACCCTGGGTTGTCTGGTAATGTTTTTAGCTATGTAAACAACCAGAGATGAATCTCAACCATAGCTGTGAAGGCTGtagctggaaggggaaaactcaccagcAAAGGGGCTGGTGTGCATAGAGGTGGGCATTCAGGCAGATAGAATGCAAAGCTGTTGTAAAGAAACCCATTTATGGAGCCCAGGGTTCCATGTGTCCTCAGCCGGCCCACCTGCAGGAAGGAGGGAATGTGGAGAGCCTGGCCAAGTCACAAGCACCAATGTAATcgtttaaataaaatactgcaggtccctgagtggcctgcaggccataaggggcagcaagtcccaggcacgGAGCCACGTGACAGGTGAGAGACCGAGACAGATGGGCACTGAacgaaagagaagaagaagagaaaggggaagagcagagagtggcagagacagacagacagacagacagacagagaatcaGAGTGGTCTGggagaggagccatggcagcaactacctctttgggagagagatggaaaggaagagcTCAAACTGGAAGCAGCGGTTGTAGGGGGAGGGAGTGGATAGGGCTTGTCTCTTGAAGGGACAGGGCAGATCATTACAGTGGCATTAATTGCCTCCTGTGCCTATGTTATATCACTTAACATCACGTACTCAAGGTCCATCCACACCATTCCAAATGGCAGGGTGTCCTTTCTGTGGCTGAATAATATATCATTGTTAATGTACATCCCATGCATGCAATTTCCTGTTCTTCCTCATGTGTCTGTGGACACTTAGTTCTTTCCCTCCTTAGTTCCTTTGCCTGGAGACACAGTGATCTTGGGAGTTCAGATATGTCTTCCACACACTGAATTTGTTTTCTCTGGATATTCCACCACTACCAGCGCTCCGAGATCCTAAGGTGACTCTACTTACATTATGTGAGGAAGTTCCAGAGTTAGCTGCGCACATGGCAGACAGGCCCTGCTACCCTTGATCCCATTGAATGAATCCTAGGGCACAGCTGGCTCACACAGGAGTTCTAGCTCTAGTTTGAGACCCCCAGATTGGTTGCTGTGGTGGCTGTGCTGGTTTGGACTCCATAGTGTGTAAGGGTCTTCTTCTTGTCATCAGCATCTGTTGTTTCCTTGGTTAGAGCCACTCTCTCTAGGGTGAGTCTCCATGTTACTCTTTCGATTTTAGTTTGGAGTCAAGGTCTTACATGGCtgagactggttttgaactcctgatcctcctgcctccatctcctgagtgttgagatgaCAAGCATTGTGTGACATTATTACTGGGTATGTGAACAAATAGTTTCCTGTCACTCCAGAGAGGAAACTGACAAATtgcagataccaccaaagtccaacttgttGGACCATGAGTTTTATTGAGGTTCCctgcaggagcagaaatgactcacagagagctgcatcaccaaagtccaccccagcatgggtgacagctcacaaagccaGGGGCCTGGagtgcactgcacagcctgcaggcagcctGACAGGTTGGAGAGAGTCCTTCTAGGTCCCTCAGATGTGGGGAACCTCTTCTATGAGCTCGGCTGGTCTCTGTAACTCAGCAGGTCTAATATCTTATGCCCACTTGAAGAAGGAGGGGTCTGGTCAACCTTGTTGCTTTGGaggacttcctgaagcctttgagttgtttacttcctgtgcTTGACTAAGGGTTTCCCAgcctttgagttgtttacttcctgtgcTTGACTAAGGGATTCCCAGACTTTAGGTTGTTTACTTCCTGTGCTTGACTGAGGGTTTCCCCTGGGGGCCATTAGTTCTGGTTTCAGAGGAACCTTCCACAGGGTGCCCATCTTGCTGTGCCTCCATGCCCACTTCTCAATGGACTTTTGGGATATGCATTTTCCAAGAGGCTGAATACCATTCTCACAAATGTACTGATCTCGTGTCTTCTTCTGAAAACTAACTGTTCATCCCTCACGCCTGTGtgcactggctgctttgcttttttgtttgattgtttggaGTTCCTCATATATGTCAGGCAAATGCTAGCAAAGACTTCCCATGTCGTGGGCCACTTATTCCCCCTGCAGGTCTGTTTCATTTCCTCAGCTGTATGAGTACTATCCAAATTGACAAGCCTCCTTTGTTGTATTTATGGAAGAAGacagtgggtatttatttatttatttattcatttattcatttattgcttTCTTGTTCTCATCTCCTCAAAGGGGTTCTGGGCCTTCTGAAATCATCTCTGTCTTTTTCACCCCCGGGTTTCCtttatgttttagatttattttgtatgtgtatgtgggtgtgtgcacatgtgtgcagtgccccaagaggccagaagaaggcattgggtcccctgtagctggagttgcaggcagtttgAAGCCACCGTGGGTGGTGGGAACCTAACTCCAGTCCCTGACAAGAACAGCAGGCACTCTTGACCAGAGGATTATCCCTCCTGCCCGACCCCCAGGTTTCCAGGCCTCCTTCAGTAGCTGAGACAGTGTAAGAGTAAACAACTGTTACCGAGAGAGACAGTGATTGGAGTCTTAGTATAGCAATAGCATGCAGTggtatttctaattttatatacCTTAAATCACTCTCTTATGCctttacattatatatttatatatatatatataccttaaattaccttctttctttttttaaagatgtatttatttattagatataatgttctgcctgcatgtatgcttgcaggccagaggagggcaccagatctggGAGCTGgaatgtgtttgctgggaattgaacccaggatgtctggaagaccagccagtgctcttaacctctgagccatctcaccagtccttaAATTACTTAGACCCTTAcaatttacataaattttaaaccttttctttccATCCAGTCATTTACCATGAGAGACACGTGGTtgattgttgacagaggtttgtGTCCTACCCAGTACTGAAggtattcagtcccaaagaaacacacagagtcctACATtaatataaactggttggcctataaGCTCaagctttcttattaactaactcttacatcttacattaacccataattcttgtctgtgttagtcaggtggcttggtacttttattAGTGACACAGTCACATCTTGCTGCCTCTGCATTTGGGTGAAAACTGCAGACCGagcttcttctcttcccagaattctcctcatcTGGTTGCTGTGCATATGCTTCCTTTCtcgttactggccaatcagcattttattaaaccaatacaagcgacaaatctttaaagggtataagaccattgtcccacagcagttgaTTACTGAGAGTAATCACTgcaaaacaaatacttttttttttttttttggttttttgagacagggtttctctgcagctttagagcctgtcctagagctagctcttgtagaccaggctggtctcgaactcacagagatccgcctgcctctgcctcccgagtgctgggattaaaggcgtgcaccaccaccgcccggcaaatacttttaaaaagaaaaggaataaaaaacaaacctatGTTGAGCCATgttatgatggcacacaccttcaatatcagcacttgggaggcagatggatttctgtgagttcaaggctggcttagtctatagagcaagtttcaggactgaCAGGGccacacagataaaccctgtctcaaaaaaataaaaagaaagagagggggagggaagaagagaggaagaaaagaaggaaagaaggaagaaatgaaggaaggaaggaaggaaggaaggaaagaaggaaggaagaaagaaaggaagaaaaaaccaaACTCGGGTCTTGTGGAAGAGCAGCACGTGcccttaactgagccatctctccagccctaagccAGAGGTTTCTGATGAAGCTTAGCAAAAGTGTGTTAGAGTAAAACAAGACAGAGAGGCTGGAGGTATCCATGGTAATGGCATGGTGACCTGGGTGTCACGAGGTCTGCAGGAAGACCCTTATGTCCAAGGGTCTCACCTTCTGTGGACACATGGCAAAGCAGGTGTTTGTCCTGTGCTCCAAAGGCCAGCATGCCTGTGTTTCTGGGTGTGTCCCCACCAACTGTAACAGGTGCATCTTCAACACAGACGTGTTCAGTGCTGGAggtgagaaggaaaaaaacaccaCTGCCAGGTTCTCTGAGATCGAGGGGAAGGGAGGCTGGTGGATGTGTGGCCATGCATTTATACAGTAAACATAACACATCCGCCCTGAGCTAACTGTGGGCTAGGAAATGACTCTGTTATAAAATGTTTGATATACAAACATGAGGACTGAATTCAGTGCCTGAGACACACATCGtaagagagagaactgactcttccaAGTTACTCTCTGGCTACCACGTGTGTGGGTGTCTGCAAAatcagggaggaggagaggaagagagagtgggagagagagagaaaaaacagacaTGGTGGCAGAAGTTTATAATGCCAGGTCTGGGGAGACAAAACCAGGCTGGTTCCCTGACTTCACCAGCCAGCCTGCTTGGGGAGCTCCAAACTGGAGAAAGACCTCATCTTGAAAACCAAGATGGGCAATACAGCCCCTGAGAAACAACACCCAATACTGACatctagcctacacacacacacacacacacacacacacacacactatacacacatatacaaacacacatgcatacacacacatacacgcatacacatacacacaacagaaACTTAATAAGCAGGCTGATATTGTATCGCCTCTATCACTGGGAACACTTAGTCCAACCTGCTGACTCTCGTCTCTCTTGAACCATCCCAAATATTCCATTTCTGGCTGTTATTGATTTTCAGATCTCTCTGACAACGGTATGGAAATGAGTCTTTCTTCACAGTTCCAGACATGTCTTGATCTACCTACGTCATCTTGGGCAAGGTCTCCCTACTTCGAATCTTGACCTCTTCAAAATCCCACACCTGATTCAGCCCCAGGGCATCTGGTGAGCTGTGTCTTCTGATCTCCCACTGCAGATGTCTTGTGTACTTTAGCTTAGTGACAGACTTCAGTTGTAAATATTGTTAGACTGCGCTTGCTTGAGAGGTAGCATGATGGTATCTCTCAGATGCCAGGGTGGAATTCTCTGTGTTCTGATCAAAGGTGGATTCTAGGCAGAAGCTCcaccctgagccacacccccagcccctcacttgaGCTGAACCTGGATTTATTCATAAATTTTCATCCCCTTCCAAGTGAGACTCCGGTGGGGACGGGGAGGGCCTCCATCAACAGTTGCAGTATGATGTAAAATTATCCCACTGGGACCCTTTATCAAATCACCTGTGCTTCCATAGACAGTGATGCACTCTGGGAGAATGGGGGCATCCAATGTGTCAACAACCTCAGATTTTACCCTCGTGGGGCTCTTCAGCCACACAGGACCTCAtctcatcctcttcttcctcgtGGCCACCATGTTCACCACAGGACTTCTAGGcaacaccatactgattttccTGATCGCCACAGACTCCAgactccacacacccatgtacttccTGCTCAGCCAGCTCTCACTCCTGGATATTGGCTTCCCACTGATCACCATCCCCAAGATGGTGGCTGACTTCCTGCAGGAAAGAAACGTCATAACCTTCGGGGGATGCGCCACCCAGATGTTCTTCCTCATGCTCATGGGTGTCTCTGAGggtgtccttctttccttcatgtcTTATGACCGCTACGTGGCTGTGTGCCACCCCCTGCATTACCAGGTGCTCATGAGAGGCCAGGTGTGTCTGGTGATGGTGGGCGCATCCTGGTTCTCGGGTGCACTTGTGGCCTCCACCCAGACCTCCATCACCCTGACGTTCCCCTTCTGTGCCTCACACACCGTGGACCACTTCTTCTGTGAGCTGCCAGCTCTCCTCAAGCTGTCGTGTGCGGACACTTCCGCCTATGAGTTGGCACTATCCGTCTCCGGGGTGCTGATCTTACTATTGCCCTTGTCTCTCGTCTTTACCTCCTATGGCCATGTTCTGGGGGCTGTGCTGCGCATGCGCTCAGCCGAAGCTAGACACAAGGCTTTCACCACATGCTCGTCACACATGGCTGAAGTGGCTCTCTTTTACGGGGCAGCCGTGTTCATGTACATGGTCCCGGGCAGCTACCACAGCCCACAACAGGACAACATGGTATCCCTCTTCTACAGCCTCATCACACCCACCCTCAACCCcctcatctacagcctgaggaacagagAAGTCCGAATGGCCTTCGTCAAGGCCATGGGCAGGGCAGACTTCAGGGTGAAGCAGTGACGTTCTGGGATGCTGGTTTTCCCAGGAGTCCTTCTGTGAGGCTGTATACATGCGTGGTTTACTGCAACTGgccagcttcctcctccagggtGCACGTCTCACTTCTGTGTGAAAGCTAGGAGTTATACTCCAGCTCgaggtgcatgcctgtcatccctgCACTCGTACAGGGGCACCAAGGCAGGAAGGGCACCTCAAGTCTCAGCCAGCATGGGACACATAGCAAGAAGCTGCCTCAAAAAATacatttagccaggcagtggggcaaatacctttaatcccagcacccagaaaacagaggcaggtggacctctgtgagttcaaggccagcttggtctacagagtgagcttcaggacagccagggctacactgagaaatcctgtctcaaaaaacaaaataataataatagtaatgataataataatgcatTAAGGGGAAGGCGGGTGAGTCAGCCGTTTAGAGCACCTGCTGGTCCTGTAGAGGACCTGTgttgggtttccagcacccacatcacacagcccacaaccgtctgtaactccagctccaggagatccaattctctcctccagctccttgggcacccacacacatatggcacatacacacataataaatgttttgtaaattatttaaacaGGAGGGCAGGTGTTTTAGGCTGTGCATGGTGAaacacctgtcaccccagcactgtagaggtggaggcaggagaattgaaatTTTACAGTCAGCCCGCAGAAATGGCTGCAGCCCTGAAGTACTTGCCATATAAACAGAATgatgtgagttcagatccccagagcccacacaaaTGCTGGCTGGTCGTGATAGCCCACTTCTAATCCAGCCTCCAAAGGCAGAGATGGgattccccagagcaagctggctagacAGACTAGCTACATCGGTGATCTAGAATAAGGTGGAGGAGTGGAAGAGGAATCCTAACATCAACCccaggcctccacatgtgcacacacagatacatatatgcaaaggTGCATACACAAATTCCATAATGccacacatgaaaaataatggtaaatacaaattaaagagctgctgggcagtggtggcgcacgcctttaatcccagcactcaggaggcagagtcaggcagatctctgtgagtttgaggacagcctggtctacaagagctagttccaggacaggctccaaagttacagagaaaccaggtctcaaaaaaccaaccaaacaaaaacaaacaaacaaaaacaaagaaattaaaaagctgTCCAAGGTCATTCTCTGGTATATTGAGTTTAAAGCAAATCTGGACTGTTCCAAAAAAGAACCATTAACAGATGTGGCCCCTCACCCTTGTATTCGCAGAAccacaaagcaaaataaacctcttttcctCATAAGTTATCAGTCTACAGCACtgtgttatagcaacagaaagcaaacagtggCAGCTCTAATAGTCAACCTGCCTCACCCATGACTAACATTTTTGCAGTCAGGCAGGGATTGTTGTCTGGTGATTTCCTCCAAACTCCCGGAGGAAGGACAAAGGTTCATATCATATatgaaggaaataaacaaaacttacaaGTCTCAGGAAACTCCTCAAATTTACAGGATTTGCTAGACCCCTCCATGAGGCTATAAAGCAGTAAGAACTTCTAGAGTGGGGACTATGAGGTGGAGCTGTCCGCAAGTGCCACAGCTTTTGTGAGTCGACCATTATCCAGGGTGAACTTTGGGAGCTGCCTTGAGTGACCCATACTCTCTAGGTGACCCCAATAAACGCATTGGTGCACTAAACTAGACTGGGTGGAGTGATTTCTTTGGTCTGTGATTAGTGTCTATCAGGAGTGAACAaatctttctctcttcatttctctctatGAAAGTCACAAGGCATGCAGGGCATGatgcacatgcctttgatcccagcgaTCTAGATAGAGAGAAGCAGGtatgtatctgtgagttcaaggccagccttgtctacttagtgagttccaggccagccagggatacatagtgagatcctgtctcaaagaaggaggaagaggag containing:
- the LOC119813732 gene encoding olfactory receptor 2Z1-like — translated: MGASNVSTTSDFTLVGLFSHTGPHLILFFLVATMFTTGLLGNTILIFLIATDSRLHTPMYFLLSQLSLLDIGFPLITIPKMVADFLQERNVITFGGCATQMFFLMLMGVSEGVLLSFMSYDRYVAVCHPLHYQVLMRGQVCLVMVGASWFSGALVASTQTSITLTFPFCASHTVDHFFCELPALLKLSCADTSAYELALSVSGVLILLLPLSLVFTSYGHVLGAVLRMRSAEARHKAFTTCSSHMAEVALFYGAAVFMYMVPGSYHSPQQDNMVSLFYSLITPTLNPLIYSLRNREVRMAFVKAMGRADFRVKQ